A DNA window from Acidimicrobiia bacterium contains the following coding sequences:
- a CDS encoding amidohydrolase family protein: protein MQMDDMILVSVDDHVVEPPGMFDDHLPDRYRDVAPHVVHKDDGTDVWQFLEIEVPNIGLNAVAGRPREEYGIDPTSFEEIRSGCYDINDRVRDMNANGLLGSMCFPSLPGFAGRLFGALEDRDAARALAQAYNDWHIDEWCGSAPGRFIPLSIPTIWDPQLMAEEIHRVAAKGCHAVTFPENPVPLNLPSLHSDHWDPFWKACSDEGTVVCMHIGSSSKLVMTAPDAPIDVMIVLQPMNIVQAAADLIHSPVWQKFPDLTVALSEGGTGWVPYFLERLDHTYRVHKSWTGADFGDKAPSEFFMERVILCSISDNVGARHARELGTERLTIEVDYPHSDSTWPQTPERLWGEFSGTDLTDAEINQITHENAMRFFRYDPFSVRSRERCTVAALRAEATDVDTTPTPATRPGTRVEREGRVTITDLNPTA from the coding sequence GTGCAGATGGACGACATGATTCTCGTGAGTGTCGACGACCACGTGGTCGAGCCGCCGGGCATGTTCGACGACCACCTGCCCGACCGCTACCGGGACGTCGCTCCCCATGTCGTCCACAAGGATGACGGCACCGACGTGTGGCAGTTCCTCGAGATCGAGGTCCCCAACATCGGCCTCAACGCCGTCGCCGGACGACCCCGCGAGGAGTACGGCATCGACCCGACGAGCTTCGAGGAGATCCGCTCCGGATGCTACGACATCAACGACCGGGTGCGCGACATGAACGCCAACGGCCTGCTCGGGTCGATGTGCTTCCCGTCTCTGCCCGGCTTTGCCGGCCGCCTGTTCGGTGCTCTCGAGGACAGGGATGCCGCCCGCGCGCTCGCCCAGGCGTACAACGACTGGCACATCGACGAGTGGTGCGGATCCGCCCCTGGGCGTTTCATCCCCCTGTCGATCCCGACGATCTGGGACCCCCAGCTGATGGCCGAGGAGATCCACCGTGTCGCAGCCAAGGGGTGCCACGCCGTGACGTTCCCGGAGAACCCGGTACCGCTGAATCTCCCGTCGCTGCACTCCGACCACTGGGACCCCTTCTGGAAGGCGTGCTCCGACGAGGGCACCGTCGTCTGCATGCACATCGGATCCAGCTCGAAGCTCGTCATGACCGCACCCGACGCACCCATCGACGTGATGATCGTTCTCCAGCCGATGAACATCGTCCAGGCGGCCGCGGACCTCATCCACTCCCCGGTCTGGCAGAAGTTCCCCGACCTCACGGTGGCCCTCAGCGAGGGGGGTACCGGCTGGGTGCCGTACTTCCTCGAGCGCCTCGACCACACGTACCGGGTTCACAAGTCGTGGACCGGCGCCGACTTCGGCGACAAGGCGCCCAGTGAGTTCTTCATGGAGCGCGTGATCCTGTGCTCCATCTCCGACAACGTGGGGGCACGTCACGCCCGCGAGCTGGGAACCGAGCGCCTCACGATCGAGGTCGACTACCCGCATTCCGACTCGACGTGGCCGCAGACGCCCGAGCGTCTGTGGGGCGAGTTCAGCGGGACCGACCTCACGGACGCGGAGATCAACCAGATCACCCACGAGAACGCCATGCGGTTCTTCCGCTACGACCCGTTCTCCGTCAGGTCACGCGAGAGGTGCACGGTGGCCGCCCTGCGGGCCGAGGCCACCGACGTCGACACCACACCCACACCTGCCACGCGTCCCGGCACCCGCGTGGAGCGCGAGGGCCGCGTCACGATCACCGACCTCAACCCCACCGCCTGA
- a CDS encoding zinc ribbon domain-containing protein, with protein sequence MRQCPGCGFLVPPSWDECERCGADLADASVFRAASATAGTATAGTATAGTAVSRPASSPTTSPGPTGTRPPGIPGGADSSPGPATPAGPPGPGAGEHFDYFTGAPVSQPAPGSLAGVADPLDSDPPDVVVSTGKARRARALTRVVYVVCAVVLVAAGWYGYRQITAEDIDLDPAAQEWVDGERSVTVDNTLAGFRAELPASPEVVEQSMTVAGQTYTVHFEMSQVTPEYVVGVGYVDGPPGSEQELDALVADGEGVEFVAGGDTASIDTVEHQGRRAVDVVASVEGASTKVRMVPVGTRLYMAMIITPYESAPGFDRLVDGFELLEGPVGAS encoded by the coding sequence ATGCGCCAGTGCCCCGGATGTGGCTTCCTCGTCCCGCCGTCGTGGGACGAGTGCGAGAGGTGCGGTGCCGATCTGGCCGATGCGTCCGTGTTCCGGGCCGCCTCGGCCACGGCCGGGACAGCGACGGCCGGGACAGCGACGGCCGGGACAGCGGTCTCACGACCGGCGTCGTCGCCGACCACCTCCCCGGGTCCGACCGGGACGCGACCTCCCGGTATCCCCGGCGGCGCCGACTCCTCGCCCGGGCCCGCGACACCGGCCGGACCACCGGGCCCAGGGGCCGGCGAGCACTTCGACTACTTCACGGGCGCTCCGGTGTCACAGCCCGCGCCCGGGAGCCTCGCGGGAGTCGCCGACCCGCTCGACTCCGACCCCCCCGACGTCGTCGTGTCGACCGGGAAGGCCCGTCGGGCCCGGGCGCTCACGCGGGTTGTCTACGTGGTGTGCGCTGTGGTCCTCGTGGCCGCAGGGTGGTACGGCTACCGGCAGATCACGGCAGAGGACATCGACCTCGACCCCGCGGCGCAGGAGTGGGTGGACGGTGAGCGCTCGGTGACCGTTGACAACACCCTGGCCGGGTTCCGCGCCGAGTTGCCCGCGTCCCCCGAGGTGGTCGAGCAGTCGATGACCGTTGCCGGCCAGACCTACACGGTTCACTTCGAGATGTCCCAGGTGACGCCCGAGTACGTCGTCGGTGTGGGATACGTCGACGGCCCGCCGGGCTCCGAGCAGGAGCTCGACGCGCTCGTGGCCGACGGGGAGGGTGTGGAGTTCGTGGCCGGTGGTGACACCGCGTCGATCGACACGGTCGAGCACCAGGGGCGCCGGGCCGTCGACGTCGTGGCCAGCGTCGAGGGGGCGTCCACGAAGGTGCGGATGGTCCCGGTGGGTACACGCCTCTACATGGCCATGATCATCACCCCCTACGAGAGCGCACCGGGGTTCGACCGGCTGGTGGACGGCTTCGAGCTGCTCGAAGGCCCCGTCGGGGCGTCGTGA
- a CDS encoding TetR family transcriptional regulator → MTTLPDGGSAEEPTLATDGRPLGERGARTRRRLLDATEGLLEQRGVRDLTVADIARAVDTSPATFYQYFRSVEDAVLALAVDVGEQLAPIGVFLEAPLSEPDGLERAHAAVEAFLEFWDDHRAVLRTRNLAAQEGDTRFRDVRNRSLEPVTRAVAAQVERSQAAGDVDASVTPYAAAAALVAMIERMAAFHRDLEPRGVSRDALITTTARILHRSVTKLG, encoded by the coding sequence GTGACCACGCTTCCCGATGGTGGCTCCGCCGAGGAGCCGACCCTCGCCACCGACGGGCGACCGCTCGGGGAGCGGGGGGCGCGCACCCGGCGCCGGCTCCTCGATGCCACCGAGGGCCTGCTGGAACAACGGGGCGTGCGCGATCTCACGGTTGCCGACATCGCCCGTGCGGTCGACACGTCGCCCGCGACCTTCTACCAGTACTTCCGCTCGGTCGAGGACGCCGTGCTGGCCCTTGCCGTGGACGTCGGAGAGCAGCTCGCTCCCATCGGGGTGTTCCTGGAGGCGCCGCTCTCCGAGCCCGATGGTCTCGAGCGTGCCCATGCCGCCGTGGAGGCGTTCCTGGAGTTCTGGGACGACCACCGCGCGGTGCTGCGCACGCGGAACCTCGCCGCCCAGGAGGGTGACACGAGGTTCCGCGACGTCCGGAACCGCTCGCTGGAGCCCGTCACACGTGCTGTGGCGGCACAGGTCGAGAGGTCGCAGGCGGCCGGCGACGTCGACGCGTCGGTCACGCCCTATGCGGCGGCGGCCGCGCTCGTTGCGATGATCGAGCGGATGGCCGCCTTCCACCGTGATCTCGAGCCGCGCGGCGTGTCGCGCGATGCGCTGATCACCACGACCGCGCGGATACTCCACCGGAGTGTCACGAAGCTCGGATAG
- a CDS encoding acyl-CoA dehydrogenase family protein — protein sequence MDLRYTDADEAFRSELRAWLEATLPGLPELPGRDAWDERRRYDTDWQRRLHDAGYAGLNWPVEYGGLGASPSQQLIFLEETTRARAPYVGANFVGTLHAGPTLIAEGNDEHKSRFLPKILRGDEVWCQGFSEPTAGSDLASLRTRAVRDGDEYIVNGQKIWCSMANIADFCELLVRTDPDARKQAGITWLILPMDSPGLEIRPIETLAGSSEFSEVFLDDVRIPVANRVGDENDGWRITQVTFSFERGTAFVSELVDARRLAEELAHLAARLPRGARTAWDDATLRRELGHVTAELDALWALTKRNVSQSERTGAPGPGSMMIKLAYSEARQRLGDLSLAVLDRGSLAFGDTVVEGADELLEERLRTLALTIAAGTSQIQRNIIAERVLGLPRR from the coding sequence ATGGACCTGCGCTACACCGACGCCGACGAGGCGTTCCGTTCCGAGCTGCGGGCGTGGCTCGAGGCCACCCTCCCGGGTCTGCCCGAGCTCCCCGGCCGTGACGCGTGGGACGAGCGCCGTCGCTACGACACCGACTGGCAGCGGCGTCTCCACGATGCCGGGTATGCCGGGCTCAACTGGCCGGTCGAGTACGGCGGCCTCGGGGCGTCGCCGTCGCAGCAGCTCATCTTCCTCGAGGAGACGACGCGGGCCCGTGCCCCCTACGTGGGAGCGAACTTCGTCGGCACACTCCATGCGGGCCCGACACTGATAGCCGAGGGGAACGACGAGCATAAGTCGCGCTTCCTCCCGAAGATCCTCAGGGGTGACGAGGTCTGGTGTCAGGGGTTCTCCGAGCCCACCGCCGGCTCCGACCTGGCGTCGCTGCGCACCCGGGCCGTGCGTGACGGCGACGAGTACATCGTCAACGGCCAGAAGATCTGGTGCAGCATGGCGAACATCGCCGACTTCTGCGAACTGCTCGTCCGCACGGACCCCGACGCCAGGAAGCAGGCGGGCATCACGTGGCTCATCCTCCCCATGGACTCCCCGGGCCTGGAGATCCGACCCATCGAGACCCTCGCCGGATCGTCGGAGTTCTCCGAGGTCTTCCTCGACGACGTCCGCATCCCGGTCGCGAACCGGGTGGGTGACGAGAACGACGGGTGGCGCATCACGCAGGTCACGTTCTCCTTCGAGCGCGGCACGGCGTTCGTGAGCGAGCTGGTGGATGCGCGTCGCCTCGCCGAAGAGTTGGCCCACCTGGCCGCCCGACTTCCGCGCGGTGCGCGGACCGCATGGGACGACGCCACGCTCCGGCGGGAGCTCGGGCACGTCACCGCCGAGCTCGACGCACTGTGGGCGCTCACGAAGCGCAACGTCTCGCAGTCCGAGCGCACCGGCGCTCCGGGGCCGGGGTCGATGATGATCAAGCTGGCCTACAGCGAGGCTCGCCAGAGGCTCGGTGACCTGTCGCTGGCCGTCCTCGACCGCGGCTCACTGGCGTTCGGCGACACCGTCGTCGAGGGAGCCGACGAGCTCCTCGAGGAGCGGCTGCGCACGCTCGCCCTCACGATCGCGGCCGGGACGTCCCAGATCCAGCGCAACATCATCGCCGAACGCGTTCTCGGCCTGCCGAGGAGGTAG
- a CDS encoding acyl-CoA dehydrogenase family protein, translated as MDFELSADQEALRDGTAELLAGRFDMGRVRACADLPGAVDRDRWREIGEAGVFSLRRPESDGGLGLGMADAAVVFEELGAALVPGPLVWTEIAAGEVDGAASGDVVVGGVEEAGEEGSPTVIEHLDGVDVLIRLGGDGAVSMIDPADVASTLLDRPFDPLTPVSCVDVFPEGMALDLDPATVRRDGAVLTAAYLLGMARAMSASGVGYALEREQFDRPIGSFQAVKHLLADTAVRVEVARAAVQAAALHVDDPDLGDIDRAVSGAKHLAGEAAMANARTAMQVHGGMGFTWEVDVHLYMKRAWVLDTAFGSTADHADAVAASLAPSL; from the coding sequence ATGGACTTCGAGCTGAGCGCCGACCAGGAGGCGTTGCGCGACGGGACCGCCGAGCTGCTGGCCGGGCGTTTCGACATGGGCCGCGTCCGCGCGTGCGCGGATCTACCGGGTGCCGTCGACCGCGATCGTTGGCGCGAGATCGGCGAGGCCGGCGTCTTCTCGCTTCGCCGTCCCGAGTCGGACGGCGGGCTCGGGCTGGGAATGGCCGACGCCGCTGTCGTCTTCGAGGAGCTCGGCGCCGCGCTCGTTCCGGGCCCTCTCGTCTGGACGGAGATCGCGGCCGGTGAGGTCGACGGGGCCGCGTCGGGCGATGTCGTGGTCGGTGGCGTCGAGGAGGCCGGGGAAGAGGGGTCGCCCACGGTCATCGAGCATCTCGACGGTGTCGACGTCCTGATTCGACTCGGAGGCGACGGTGCCGTCTCGATGATCGACCCCGCCGATGTGGCGTCGACCCTCCTCGACCGTCCGTTCGACCCGCTCACACCGGTGTCCTGTGTGGACGTCTTCCCGGAGGGAATGGCACTCGACCTCGACCCCGCCACCGTCCGGCGCGACGGAGCGGTCCTGACAGCCGCCTACCTCCTCGGTATGGCGAGGGCCATGAGCGCGTCCGGGGTCGGCTACGCCCTCGAGCGGGAGCAGTTCGATCGGCCCATCGGATCTTTCCAGGCCGTGAAGCACCTCCTCGCCGACACGGCCGTACGAGTGGAGGTGGCTCGCGCCGCCGTCCAGGCGGCAGCTCTCCACGTCGACGACCCGGACCTCGGCGACATCGACCGTGCGGTGTCAGGCGCGAAGCACCTCGCCGGGGAGGCAGCCATGGCCAACGCCCGGACTGCGATGCAGGTGCACGGGGGTATGGGGTTCACGTGGGAGGTCGACGTCCACCTGTACATGAAGAGGGCGTGGGTTCTCGACACGGCGTTCGGGTCGACGGCTGACCACGCCGACGCGGTCGCGGCGTCGCTGGCACCGTCGTTGTAG
- a CDS encoding lytic murein transglycosylase produces the protein MGDRRVVATGAPGVYRRGGTTPDVTRLSRPMSHSARAPRRRCLLAATVTTALAAGLVVPSGAVAGPATHASGDVDSGADARAAATIPPDATVLVEELDERLVDAPITDGPAADAIDALAGVDRELAEMLDASAGLQAREDRLQEAIDELTATEQQAAAELADAVDRKRRLAAAAYTQDPAATRHYAILDASGPVEVARRGRLADTVGDTLNEAADEADELRAAASEGAAKVGDELVAVRSLRDDLDATIAGLLEQRAAARDEVAETLPMATVADLDIPLVVLNAYLRAERAALITEPGCGVPWWALAGIGRTESDHGRFRDSEPDEEGNVSPPILGVPLDGKGVAAIGDSDGGDLDQDTVHDRAVGPMQFIPSTWERWGSDGNGDDLDDPQNIYDAAYSAARYLCAVAHGDLTDDAQLDRAFLGYNHSLSYVVTVRDRAEEYRDRADYLPPLDVS, from the coding sequence GTGGGCGACCGGAGGGTCGTCGCGACCGGTGCTCCCGGTGTGTACCGGCGAGGCGGCACCACCCCCGACGTCACGAGGTTGAGCAGGCCGATGTCCCATTCCGCGAGGGCGCCCCGCAGACGCTGCCTGCTCGCCGCCACGGTGACGACGGCCCTCGCAGCAGGCCTCGTCGTCCCGTCGGGCGCCGTGGCCGGCCCGGCGACCCACGCGTCCGGCGACGTCGACAGCGGGGCCGACGCCCGGGCCGCCGCGACGATCCCACCCGACGCCACGGTGCTTGTCGAGGAGCTCGACGAGCGCCTCGTCGACGCGCCGATCACCGACGGGCCGGCGGCCGACGCCATCGACGCGCTCGCCGGTGTGGACCGGGAGCTCGCCGAGATGCTCGACGCCTCCGCCGGCCTCCAGGCGCGGGAGGACCGGCTCCAGGAGGCGATCGACGAACTCACCGCCACCGAGCAGCAAGCGGCCGCCGAGCTCGCCGACGCCGTCGACCGCAAGCGGCGTCTGGCTGCCGCGGCCTACACACAGGACCCCGCGGCGACGAGGCACTACGCCATCCTCGATGCCTCGGGGCCCGTGGAGGTCGCACGGCGGGGGCGCCTGGCCGACACCGTCGGTGACACGCTCAACGAGGCGGCCGACGAGGCCGACGAACTGCGGGCGGCCGCCTCGGAGGGCGCCGCCAAGGTCGGTGACGAGCTCGTGGCCGTACGGTCACTGCGCGACGACCTCGACGCCACGATCGCCGGTCTGCTCGAACAGCGGGCCGCCGCGCGTGACGAGGTGGCCGAGACGCTCCCCATGGCCACGGTCGCCGATCTCGACATCCCCCTGGTCGTCCTCAACGCCTATCTCCGGGCTGAGCGCGCCGCGCTCATCACGGAGCCGGGCTGCGGTGTCCCGTGGTGGGCGCTGGCCGGGATCGGCCGCACCGAGTCGGACCACGGCCGGTTCCGTGACTCCGAGCCCGACGAGGAGGGCAACGTGTCGCCGCCCATCCTCGGCGTTCCCCTCGACGGGAAGGGTGTCGCCGCGATCGGTGACAGCGACGGCGGGGATCTCGACCAGGACACGGTCCACGACCGCGCGGTGGGGCCCATGCAGTTCATCCCGTCCACGTGGGAGCGGTGGGGAAGTGACGGCAACGGCGACGACCTCGACGACCCCCAGAACATCTACGACGCGGCCTACTCGGCCGCCCGCTATCTCTGTGCGGTGGCACACGGGGATCTCACCGACGACGCCCAACTCGACCGCGCGTTCCTCGGGTACAACCACTCGCTCAGCTACGTCGTGACGGTTCGCGACCGTGCCGAGGAGTATCGCGACCGCGCCGACTACCTGCCGCCACTCGACGTCAGCTGA
- a CDS encoding alpha/beta hydrolase — protein MAASLLASVLLLAACSSDGDDEGFIDSLLSSSSTTSSTTSSTTNDTATRGSIDWEDCGGGFQCGALTVPLDHEVPDGDTISIALIRLPAGDPDERIGSLLVNPGGPGASGVDLAVQSEDVFGAEVLDHFDIVGFDPRGVGSSTPVECPFDLDRLFALDTTPDDDDELAELRSVSKEYADSCAEASGSLLEYVSTLDVAQDMDLIREALGEEQISYVGFSYGTYLGALYAELFPERVRAFVLDGAVDPTLSDEEGAVQQSLGFEMQFEEFLDWCAGDSSCRFNSDGDPETAYDDLMREIDNEGIESSDGRVLGPGEADIAVVTALYNGERGFTVLGDALDAAEDGNADPLTILFDSYVGRDGFGSYDGSQAAFQAIGCVDGTSTTTPEEHDDLAARVGEAAPRFGESGVNLGYPCVYWAAPPDGWEGPVHASGAPPILVIGTRGDPATPKEWAESLAEQLESGVLLRLDARGHLAYGLGHSCIDSAVDDYLIDLTVPDDGMTCDP, from the coding sequence GTGGCCGCTTCTCTCCTGGCGTCGGTCCTCCTCCTCGCCGCGTGCAGCAGTGATGGCGACGACGAGGGCTTTATCGATTCCCTCCTGTCGAGCTCGTCGACGACGTCGTCCACGACGTCGTCCACGACCAATGACACAGCGACGCGCGGGTCGATCGACTGGGAGGATTGCGGTGGAGGGTTCCAGTGTGGCGCACTCACCGTTCCCCTCGACCACGAGGTGCCCGACGGCGACACGATCTCGATCGCGCTGATCCGGCTTCCCGCCGGCGACCCCGACGAGCGCATCGGCTCACTCCTCGTCAATCCCGGGGGACCGGGTGCATCGGGAGTGGATCTCGCGGTGCAGTCCGAGGACGTCTTCGGGGCCGAGGTTCTCGACCACTTCGACATCGTCGGGTTCGACCCCCGGGGGGTGGGATCGAGCACACCCGTGGAGTGCCCGTTCGACCTCGACCGGCTCTTCGCTCTCGACACGACCCCCGACGACGACGACGAGTTGGCCGAGCTCCGCTCGGTGTCGAAGGAGTATGCCGACTCGTGCGCCGAGGCGAGCGGATCACTGCTCGAGTACGTGAGCACACTCGACGTCGCCCAGGACATGGACCTGATCCGGGAGGCACTCGGTGAGGAGCAGATCAGCTACGTCGGCTTCTCGTACGGCACGTACCTCGGCGCTCTGTACGCAGAGCTCTTCCCCGAGCGGGTCCGTGCGTTCGTCCTCGACGGCGCGGTCGATCCGACGTTGAGCGACGAGGAGGGGGCCGTCCAGCAGTCGCTCGGCTTCGAGATGCAGTTCGAGGAGTTTCTCGACTGGTGCGCGGGTGACAGCTCCTGCCGATTCAACTCGGACGGTGATCCCGAGACGGCCTACGACGACCTGATGCGGGAGATCGACAACGAGGGAATCGAAAGCTCTGACGGGCGCGTTCTGGGCCCCGGCGAAGCCGACATCGCTGTCGTCACCGCTCTCTACAACGGCGAGCGCGGCTTCACGGTACTGGGCGATGCCCTCGACGCAGCGGAGGACGGCAACGCCGATCCCCTCACGATCCTCTTCGACAGCTATGTCGGTCGGGACGGCTTCGGTTCCTACGACGGTTCGCAGGCGGCGTTCCAGGCCATCGGCTGCGTGGACGGCACGTCCACGACGACGCCCGAGGAGCACGACGACCTGGCTGCCCGCGTGGGTGAAGCCGCGCCCCGGTTCGGTGAGTCGGGTGTGAATCTGGGCTATCCGTGTGTGTACTGGGCCGCGCCGCCCGACGGGTGGGAGGGCCCGGTCCACGCCTCGGGAGCGCCGCCGATTCTCGTGATCGGCACCCGCGGCGACCCGGCCACACCGAAGGAGTGGGCCGAGTCTCTCGCCGAGCAGCTCGAGTCGGGTGTGCTCCTGCGCCTCGATGCCCGCGGCCACTTGGCATACGGCCTCGGGCACTCCTGTATCGACAGTGCCGTCGACGACTACCTGATCGACCTGACGGTGCCCGACGACGGCATGACCTGCGACCCGTAG
- a CDS encoding AMP-binding protein, with protein sequence MPREPTTVLGALATRLDRDPDGPYLDISGEVFTARDIDELSNRCAHVLGDLGVGKGDRVASLLENVPEQVVTFFATAKLGAIAVPVNTAYKGEFLRHQLTDCGARVIVIAADLAGRLSELGGGELPDLEAAVTVGPADAAPTGISGVATSPWAAVMETAPSRPPAEVDVTPADLACLVYTAGTTGPSKGCMLPHNYVVSLGDQVARAWGRQSDDIVWTPLPLFHFNAIAICVVGTLVAGGSAAIARRFSVTQFWSEVRRTGATMLSLLGPLAIMVQTGSEAADAHGHSVRLMAAAPLGPETDRYWREVLGIRTFSAGFGLTEASLLAFLPAGETNAPGAAGRVNRDDFEVRIVDDTDEEVDTGSVGEIVARPRLPNTMFAGYWNRPDAFAAVTSNLWFHTGDLARVDHDGFLYFVDRKKDYLRRRGENISSFELEKTFLAHDAVRDVAVHAVPSDVGEDDVKVTVVLDDDADVDEETLCRWSAERLPYFAVPRYVEFRAELPRNPVGRVLKYTLRDEGVTAATWDRESAGFDPGR encoded by the coding sequence ATGCCCCGGGAACCGACCACTGTCCTCGGTGCGCTGGCCACGCGCCTCGACCGCGATCCCGACGGTCCGTATCTCGACATCTCCGGTGAGGTGTTCACGGCTCGCGACATCGACGAGCTGAGCAACCGGTGTGCCCATGTCCTCGGTGACCTCGGTGTCGGGAAGGGCGACCGTGTTGCCTCGCTCCTGGAGAACGTCCCCGAACAGGTCGTGACGTTCTTCGCGACGGCGAAGCTCGGCGCGATCGCCGTCCCCGTGAACACGGCGTACAAGGGGGAGTTCCTCCGCCACCAGCTCACCGATTGCGGCGCACGGGTCATCGTCATCGCCGCCGATCTCGCCGGCCGCTTGTCGGAGCTGGGGGGAGGGGAGCTCCCCGACCTGGAGGCCGCCGTGACCGTCGGACCCGCCGATGCCGCACCAACCGGGATCAGCGGCGTGGCGACGAGCCCGTGGGCCGCGGTCATGGAGACTGCGCCGTCACGACCTCCTGCCGAGGTCGACGTCACGCCGGCCGACCTCGCGTGCCTCGTGTACACGGCGGGGACCACCGGTCCCTCGAAGGGCTGCATGCTGCCCCACAACTACGTCGTCAGCCTCGGTGATCAGGTGGCGCGTGCGTGGGGCAGACAAAGTGACGACATCGTGTGGACACCGCTGCCGCTGTTCCACTTCAACGCCATTGCGATCTGCGTCGTGGGGACGCTTGTCGCGGGGGGTTCGGCGGCGATCGCCCGCCGCTTCTCCGTGACACAGTTCTGGAGTGAGGTCCGGCGGACCGGGGCCACCATGCTCTCGCTGCTCGGCCCCCTGGCGATCATGGTGCAGACCGGCAGTGAGGCGGCGGACGCGCACGGACACTCGGTGCGCCTGATGGCCGCGGCCCCGCTCGGTCCCGAGACCGACCGATACTGGCGGGAGGTTCTCGGGATCCGGACCTTCTCGGCCGGGTTCGGCCTCACGGAGGCCTCGCTGCTCGCCTTTCTCCCCGCTGGTGAGACCAACGCCCCCGGAGCAGCGGGACGGGTCAACCGCGATGACTTCGAGGTCCGGATCGTCGACGACACCGACGAGGAGGTCGACACGGGATCCGTGGGGGAGATCGTGGCGCGCCCTCGCCTGCCGAACACGATGTTCGCGGGCTACTGGAACAGACCCGACGCCTTCGCTGCCGTCACGTCGAATCTCTGGTTCCACACGGGCGACCTCGCCCGGGTCGACCACGACGGCTTCCTCTACTTCGTCGACCGCAAGAAGGACTACCTCCGCCGTCGGGGGGAGAACATCTCCAGCTTCGAGTTGGAGAAGACCTTCCTGGCCCACGACGCCGTACGCGACGTCGCCGTCCACGCGGTCCCCAGCGACGTCGGGGAGGACGACGTGAAGGTCACCGTGGTCCTCGACGATGACGCCGACGTCGACGAGGAGACCCTCTGCCGCTGGTCGGCGGAGCGCCTGCCCTACTTCGCCGTGCCCCGGTACGTGGAGTTCCGCGCGGAGTTGCCCCGGAACCCCGTGGGCCGGGTCCTGAAGTACACGTTGCGTGACGAGGGCGTCACAGCCGCCACGTGGGACCGGGAATCGGCGGGTTTCGACCCGGGGCGCTGA